The stretch of DNA GTCCGACGACCGACGCAAGCTGATCGCCGGACTCCTCCTCGCCTCGTCGGTCATCCTCGCCACGCCGCTCGTCCAGCCGGTCTGGCTCATCCTCTGCCTGTTCGGAGTGTCGCTGAGCTGCGTCGGGACCGTGGCCGGCCTCAACATCGCCCTCACCGTCGACCTCTTGGAGGACGGCGCCGCCAACGGCGCGGCCGTCAGCCTGCTCATCGTCGGCGGGAACACGTTCGGCCTCGCCGCCCCCATCATCACCGGCTACGTCGTGGCGGGCACCGGCGGCTTCGCCGGCGCGTTCCTGATCGCGGGCGCGCTGCTCCTGGCGGGGGCGCTGATCGTCCTGCTCGGCGCGCGTCGTCCGATCCGCGGGGCGGCCCCGCCGCTGCCCGCCGCGCCGGTTCCCCTGCGCGCCGCGAGCCGCTGACCGATGACCGGGCTCACCTTCGCGGCCGTGTCGCGGAACTACTTCAACCTCCCGGTCTGGATCGCGCAGCACGCCGGCCTGTTCGCCGAGGAGGGCCTCACCGTGGCGATCGAGCTCCACGAGGGCGTCGATGCCGTGACCGAGCGGTTGCGCGACGGGCGGGTCGACCTCGCCTACGGCATCACCGAGCACGTCGTCCTCGACCGGGAGGCCGGGGGCCACCTCACGATCGTCGGCGGCAACGTCAACAAGCTGCCGTTCTCCCTGATCGCCCGCCCGGAGATCCGGGACGTGTCGGGCCTGCGCGGCAAGGTGATCGGCGTCTCGTCCCTGGAGGCGGGCAGCTCGTCCCTGGTGATGAAGCTGCTCGCCGCCCGCGGGCTCACCTATCCCGGCGACTACGCGTTGCGGGCCGTCGGACCCATCCTGGCGCGCTGGGAGCTGCTCCAGAGCGGCGCGATCGACGCCGGCCTGCAGGGGGCCCCGCTCGACGCCGTCGCGATCGACGCGGGTTTCAGCGTCGTGTGCGACCCCCGCGCGGACGTCCCGGACTTCCAGTTCACGTCCCTGAACGTCGACGCGCGCTGGGCCGCGGAGAACGCGGCGATTCTCACGCGCTTCCTGCGGGCGTTCGTGCGCGCCCACGCGCTGTTCTACCGGGATCCGGACACCGCGACCCGCGTCGCGGCGATCGAGACCGGCGTGGCGCCCGCCTACCTCGCCAGGGCGTGGCAGACCTACACGGACGAAGCGATCTTCCCCCGCGACGGCGACGCGAGCACGGCCGCGGTCCAGGCCCTGATCGAGGTCAGCGCGCTGATCCGCGCGTTGCCGAACCGCCGTCATTCGGAGGCGGACCGCTACATCGACCGGCGCTACCTGCGCGCGGCGCACCGCTCCTTGTCGTCGTGACGCTCGCACCCGCCTGAGACCCGGCCCACCCGACCGGTTGCCGTCCGCCTGGCAGAGCGCGCCGGGGCACGCGCCGGACTGCGCCTCGCCGGTCACCGGGTGTATCCTTCCCGCGCCGACGGCGAACGGGGACGGGACGTCCCGCACCGACGCGTCCAGACGGAGGCCCCCATGATGACGCGCAGAACGCTGAACCGCGCGCTCGCCGCCAGCGCGGCGGCCGCGCTGCTTCCCGGTGCGGCCGAGGCCCAGGACCCGCCGCGGGCGCGCAACGTCGTGCTGGTGCACGGGCTGTTCGCCGACGGGTCGTGCTGGTCCGAAGTGATCCCGCACCTGCAGGCGGCCGGCCTCACCGTCACCTCCGTGCAGAACCCGCTGACCACCTTCGAGGAGGCGGTGGCCGCGGCGCAGCGCGTGCTGGCACGGCAGGAAGGGCCGACCGTGCTGGTCGGTCACTCATTCTCCGGCATGATCGTGACCGAGGCCGGTATCGACCCGAAGGTCTCGGCCCTGGTCTACGTCGCGGCCCGGGCGCCGGACGCGAACGAGGACTACGCGGCGTTGGCCAGAACCTACCCGACACCGCCCGCCGCGGCCGGAATCGTGTTCGACGGTGACGAGGGGCGCCTGAGCGAGGCAGCGTTCCTGCGGGATTTCGCGGGCGATCTGCCGGCCGAGAGGGCCCGGGTGCTGTTCGCGGTCCAGCAGCCGTTCCGCAAGGCCCTGTTGACGGGACGGACCACCCACGCGGCCTGGCGCTCGAAGCCGAGCTTCTACGCGGTGTCGACCGAGGATCGGACCATCGACCCGGACCTCGAACGGTTCATGGCCAAGCGCATGAACGCGCGGACCGTCGAGCTCAAGGCGAGCCACCTGTCGCTGATCTCGCGCGCTCCGGACATCGCGGACCTCATCCTGGAGGCGGCCGGCCAGCCGCGCCGCCGGCGCTGACCGGGCGCGCTCCGCGGTGCTACTGATCCCTTGGCGATCCCTTGGCGATCCCCTGGCGGGTCGAGGGGCGGGCCGGGGCAGGGGAGGGGAGGGCTGCGTGCGGCGAAGGCCCGAGGCTGGCCGGACGCGGTCGCGCGGCCCTACCTATCGGTGGTCGGGCTGAAACGGATCTGGAGCGCGCGCATGCAGGACATCCCATTGGGTGCGAAGGGGAGCTTCGCCATGCTGGTCGGGCCGTCACATCTGGCCAGCCAGTTCAAGGACAACATCCTGCCGCCGGTCTTCGCCACGCCGATGATGGTCTTGATCATGGAGAACGCGGCGCTGAACGCCGTTCGCCAATACCTCGATCCCGGTGAGAGCGCCGTCGGAACGAAGGTGGACGTGACCCACATGGCGGCGACGCCGGTCGGCCACCGCGTCCGGGCAGAGGCCGAGGTCGTCGGCGTCGCCGGACGCCAGATCCAGTTCCGCGTCGCGGCCTGGGACGAGACGGAGCAGATCGGGGCCGGGACGCACGAGCGGATGATCGTCGACATCGAGCGGCTCGGCAAGCGGCTCGCCGGTAAGCAGGCCGCGCCGTCGCGGCGCGTGTAGTCCGGCGCGGCTCGGCACCGCCAACGGACGCGCATTCACGGCGAAGAACGCGCGTCCCCTGGAGGGCTCACTCCTGACGGCTCGGCGGAGCCAAGCTCTGTCCTGAGGATCGCGACGCTCAATCGGGGCGGCCGGCGCCCGCGGCATCGGTCTGCCGCACCGCGACGGCAGCCTTGATCGCCTCGTAATCGGCCTTCTTCAGGACACGCCGGGTCACGAGATCCTCCGGGGACGCGTAGGGCCGGAACGCGATGATCCTGCGTCCGATCATGCCGGCCCCGAGGGCGTTCAGCTCCTCGACGGACGCCGTGTTGAGGTCGACGCCCTGACCCGGAGAGGCCGGCGGCTGGCCCGAGCCGGACGCGCTGTCGGCCGGCTGCGGCGGCATCGGCCTCGCCGCCGCCCCGCCCGCGGTCGGAGCATCCGGCGGTACTGCCGGGATTGCCGCCGAGATTGCCGCCGAGGACGGCGGGGGGGCCGCCGCCCCGGTCCGCGGCGCCGGGGCGACGCGCTGGGCAGATCCGGAACCCGGCCCCGGATACACGGAGCGGATGCTCTCTCCCTGGGGATCAATCCCGGATCGGTCCTGCTTGGACACGGGTATCGTCGTGGACGCTTGCCTGTCGCGGCTCGCGTGAGGACGGGGTCCGTAGGAAACCCAGAGGCCCGCCAGGACGACTGCGGCCACCGCCAGACCGGCGCTGATGGACAGCGTGGATCGGCTCATTCTCACGACCTCCTCTTGGCGGGCGGGGGACTGCCCCACGGCGATGGCACGATCGAGGCGGGCTAACCCAGCCCGAGCGGCATCGCCATCCGCCGCGCGAGGTTCGCTGATCCGAATCGTGCGGCGCACTGGCGCAGCCACCAAACCGGCGCAGTCTCCAGGCTGGAGCGGGCCGTGCGGCGAAGCGGTCGGCCGGATACGCCGCTCCGGCAGGTGGACGGGCCCGTGATCTGGACCCGCGCGGCCCGGTCCGAGCCTGGAAGGGCGCCCGCGCGAGACGGTACGTCTGATAATGCCCTTTCGCGGATCCCGTGGTCAGAGGTCGAGTGTCACGGCGTCCCGCGCGCGCGAGACGCAAGCCATCATGCGGCTCCGGCGCTTGGTGAGCGGCAGCACCGCGTCGCGGTGGATGACCGTGCCGTCGCGATAGCCGCACTCGCAGGAGCCGCAGACGCCGAGCTCGCAGGAGGACGGCAGGTCGAACCCCGCGCGGCGCAGCACGTCGAGCAGGGACCGGTCGGCGGGGACGTGGAGCACCTGGCCGGTGGAGGCGATGCGCGCCTCGAACGGCTCCGGCACGAAGCCCTCGTCGCGCAGCGGCTCGAAATGCTCGCTGTGCACCCGCTCGACGGGCCAGCCCCGCGCGACCAGGCCCGTCTGCACCGCGTCCATGAGGCGCCGCGGCCCGCAGGCGTAGACGTGCGTCCCGGCCTCGGCCGGGCCGAGGGCGCCGGGATCGAGGCGCCGCCCCTCGGACCCGAACCAGCAGCTGAGGCGCGGCCCGCAGACCGTCCGCACCTCCGCCAGCAGCGGCGCCTGCCCGGGGGAGGGGGCGCAGAGATGGAACGCGTACTCGGCCCCCGACGCGGAGAGCGCGCGCGCCATGGCGAGCAGGGGCGTCACCCCGATCCCGCCGGCCACGAGCAGGTGGCGGCGGGCGTCGGGCTCGAGGGGGAAGTTGTTGCGGGGCGCGGAGACGTGGGCGAACGCGCCCGGCGCGAGCGTGTCGTGTGCCCAGGCCGAGCCGCCCCGGCCGACCGGCTCCCGCTTGATCGCGATCTCGTAACGGCCCCGGTCGGCCGGGTCGCCGCACAGCGAGTACTGCCGGACCCGACCATCCGGCAGGCGCAGGTCGACGTGGGCGCCGGCCGTCCAGGCGGGGAGTTCCGGGCGCGCGGGATGGACGAGGCTGAGGTGCAGCACCTCCGGCGTCGTCGCGACCGCCTCGGCGACGCGCAGCTTCATGATCAGGCGGGCCGTCATCGCGCGCAGCTCCGTCAGTCCAGCAGCTCGATCGCGTCGCCGGGCCGGATCACGCCGCCGCTCTCGATCCCGCAGTTCAGGCCCGAGCGATTGTAGAGCGGCAGGTAGACCGGCATCCCGAGAAGCTCCTCGAGATAACGGCAGGGGAAGTTGAGGCGCCCACCCCGCAGGATCACGGCGCCGACCCGGAAGCGCCGGCCGACCAAGTGGTTGAGCGGCACGCCGCGCACCGTGAGATTGCGCCGATGATCCCCCGGCAGGAGGCGCAGCGGCCCCTCCTGCAGCGGCGGGTCGTTGCGGTTGAGGGCGTCGAGGGCCTCCTGCTCGATCAGCGTGACCTCGCGCACGTCGGGCTTGGGCGAGTAGGTGCCGGTGCCGAGGAAGTAGCGGTCGCCCTCGATCCCGCGGCCGGCCACGCACACGGCCTCGGACAGCGCCTCCATCTCGAAGCTCGCCGCGGGGGCGATGTGGATGTGGGTCAGGGTGCCAACCCAGCCGGTGGCGCCGCCCGGAACCCGAACGGCGGCCGATCCCGCCGCGTGCGCGAACGCCTCGACCATGCGGGGTGCCGTCTCGCTGGTCATGCGGCCTCCGTGGCAAGCGCGATCGCCTCGATCTCGACCCGGGCGTCGCGCGGCAGGCGCGCGACCTCGACGGTGGAGCGGGCCGGCGCCTCGCCCGGGAAGTGCTCGGCGTAGACCGCGTTCATCGCGGCGAACTCGTTCATGTCCTTGAGGAACACCGTCGTCTTCACGACGCTCGCGAGGTTGGCTCCG from Methylobacterium radiotolerans JCM 2831 encodes:
- a CDS encoding ABC transporter substrate-binding protein, whose protein sequence is MTGLTFAAVSRNYFNLPVWIAQHAGLFAEEGLTVAIELHEGVDAVTERLRDGRVDLAYGITEHVVLDREAGGHLTIVGGNVNKLPFSLIARPEIRDVSGLRGKVIGVSSLEAGSSSLVMKLLAARGLTYPGDYALRAVGPILARWELLQSGAIDAGLQGAPLDAVAIDAGFSVVCDPRADVPDFQFTSLNVDARWAAENAAILTRFLRAFVRAHALFYRDPDTATRVAAIETGVAPAYLARAWQTYTDEAIFPRDGDASTAAVQALIEVSALIRALPNRRHSEADRYIDRRYLRAAHRSLSS
- a CDS encoding alpha/beta fold hydrolase, with the translated sequence MMTRRTLNRALAASAAAALLPGAAEAQDPPRARNVVLVHGLFADGSCWSEVIPHLQAAGLTVTSVQNPLTTFEEAVAAAQRVLARQEGPTVLVGHSFSGMIVTEAGIDPKVSALVYVAARAPDANEDYAALARTYPTPPAAAGIVFDGDEGRLSEAAFLRDFAGDLPAERARVLFAVQQPFRKALLTGRTTHAAWRSKPSFYAVSTEDRTIDPDLERFMAKRMNARTVELKASHLSLISRAPDIADLILEAAGQPRRRR
- a CDS encoding thioesterase family protein, which encodes MQDIPLGAKGSFAMLVGPSHLASQFKDNILPPVFATPMMVLIMENAALNAVRQYLDPGESAVGTKVDVTHMAATPVGHRVRAEAEVVGVAGRQIQFRVAAWDETEQIGAGTHERMIVDIERLGKRLAGKQAAPSRRV
- a CDS encoding helix-hairpin-helix domain-containing protein; its protein translation is MPPQPADSASGSGQPPASPGQGVDLNTASVEELNALGAGMIGRRIIAFRPYASPEDLVTRRVLKKADYEAIKAAVAVRQTDAAGAGRPD
- a CDS encoding PDR/VanB family oxidoreductase, with the translated sequence MTARLIMKLRVAEAVATTPEVLHLSLVHPARPELPAWTAGAHVDLRLPDGRVRQYSLCGDPADRGRYEIAIKREPVGRGGSAWAHDTLAPGAFAHVSAPRNNFPLEPDARRHLLVAGGIGVTPLLAMARALSASGAEYAFHLCAPSPGQAPLLAEVRTVCGPRLSCWFGSEGRRLDPGALGPAEAGTHVYACGPRRLMDAVQTGLVARGWPVERVHSEHFEPLRDEGFVPEPFEARIASTGQVLHVPADRSLLDVLRRAGFDLPSSCELGVCGSCECGYRDGTVIHRDAVLPLTKRRSRMMACVSRARDAVTLDL
- a CDS encoding MOSC domain-containing protein — translated: MTSETAPRMVEAFAHAAGSAAVRVPGGATGWVGTLTHIHIAPAASFEMEALSEAVCVAGRGIEGDRYFLGTGTYSPKPDVREVTLIEQEALDALNRNDPPLQEGPLRLLPGDHRRNLTVRGVPLNHLVGRRFRVGAVILRGGRLNFPCRYLEELLGMPVYLPLYNRSGLNCGIESGGVIRPGDAIELLD
- a CDS encoding RidA family protein, yielding MTKHTIRTEKAAPAVGPYAQGIRAGGLVFASGQLPIDPATGAFPEGVEAQTRRSLANLAAVLEAGGANLASVVKTTVFLKDMNEFAAMNAVYAEHFPGEAPARSTVEVARLPRDARVEIEAIALATEAA